The following are encoded together in the Trachemys scripta elegans isolate TJP31775 chromosome 7, CAS_Tse_1.0, whole genome shotgun sequence genome:
- the LOC117880935 gene encoding cytochrome P450 26A1 yields the protein MGFSTLLASTLCTVLLPLLLFLAAVKLWNLYCVSGREPGCNLPLPPGTMGLPFFGETLQLVLQRRKFLQMKRRKYGFIYKTHLFGRPTVRVMGAENVRHILLGEHRLVSVQWPASVRTILGSGCLSNLHDGQHKHRKKVIMKAFSREALQHYVPGIQEEVNACLARWLRSGGSCLLVYPEVKRLMFRIAMRILLGFEPRHTDQDSEQQLVEAFEEMIRNLFSLPIDVPFSGLYRGLRARNFIHAKIEENIRAKMARKQPAGGCKDALQLLMEHTQDNGEPLNMQELKESATELLFGGHETTASAATSLITFLGLHRAVLQKVRKELHMKGLLCSMNQDDKQLDIEVLEQLKYTGCVIKETLRLSPPVPGGFRVALKTFELNGYQIPKGWNVIYSICDTHDVADLFTNKNEFDPDRFMSPSPEDSSRFSFIPFGGGLRSCVGKEFAKILLKIFTVELARNCDWQLLNGPPTMKTGPIVYPVDNLPTKFIGFNGQI from the exons ATGGGCTTCTCCACCTTGCTGGCCAGCACTCTGTGCACCGTCCTACTgcccctgctgctcttcctggcCGCGGTGAAACTGTGGAATCTGTACTGCGTGAGCGGCCGGGAGCCCGGCTGCAACTTGCCGCTGCCCCCAGGCACCATGGGGCTCCCTTTCTTCGGGGAGACGCTGCAACTGGTGCTGCAG CGGCGGAAGTTTCTCCAGATGAAGCGTCGGAAATACGGGTTTATCTACAAGACCCACCTCTTCGGGCGCCCCACCGTGCGGGTGATGGGGGCCGAGAACGTGCGGCACATCCTGCTCGGGGAGCATCGGCTGGTGTCTGTGCAGTGGCCGGCCTCGGTGCGCACTATCCTGGGGTCTGGCTGCCTCTCTAACCTGCACGACGGGCAGCACAAGCACCGCAAAAAG gtgATCATGAAGGCTTTCTCCCGGGAGGCCCTGCAGCACTACGTCCCCGGCATCCAGGAGGAGGTGAACGCCTGCCTGGCGCGCTGGTTGCGCAGCGGCGGCTCCTGCCTTCTGGTTTACCCCGAAGTGAAGCGCCTCATGTTCCGCATCGCCATGCGGATCCTGCTGGGCTTCGAGCCGCGTCACACGGACCAGGACAGCGAGCAGCAGCTGGTGGAGGCCTTCGAGGAGATGATCCGcaacctcttctccctgcccATCGATGTGCCCTTCAGCGGGCTCTACCGG GGCCTGCGGGCGCGGAACTTCATCCACGCCAAGATCGAGGAGAACATCCGGGCGAAGATGGCCCGTAAGCAGCCCGCGGGCGGCTGTAAGGACGCGCTGCAGCTGCTGATGGAGCACACGCAGGACAACGGGGAGCCGCTGAACATGCAG GAGCTAAAAGAATCGGCAACAGAACTTCTGTTTGGAGGGCATGAAACCACGGCCAGTGCTGCCACATCTCTAATCACCTTCTTAGGTCTTCACCGGGCTGTTCTGCAAAAAGTGAGAAAGGAGCTACACATGAAG GGTTTATTGTGCAGCATGAACCAAGATGACAAACAACTGGATATAGAAGTCTTGGAACAGCTGAAGTACACAGGCTGTGTCATCAAAGAGACCCTTAGGCTGAGTCCACCAGTACCTGGAGGATTTCGAGTTGCGCTCAAGACTTTTGAGTTAAAT ggttACCAGATTCCTAAAGGTTGGAACGTTATCTACAGTATCTGTGATACACATGATGTTGCAGACCTCTTCACCAACAAGAATGAATTTGACCCTGATCGCTTCATGTCTCCCTCTCCAGAAGATTCCTCCAGGTTCAGTTTCATCCCTTTCGGAGGAGGCTTGAGAAGCTGTGTAGGCAAAGAGTTTGCAAAAATCCTTCTCAAAATATTTACTGTGGAGTTGGCTCGGAATTGTGACTGGCAGCTGTTAAATGGACCCCCTACAATGAAAACTGGTCCCATAGTGTATCCAGTGGACAACTTGCCTACCAAATTTATAGGTTTCAATGGCCAAATCTGA